One window from the genome of Candidatus Chlorohelix allophototropha encodes:
- a CDS encoding HAD family hydrolase, translating to MNNSLNRRKLVVFDLDGTLLDSNRDIATALNYSMTTIGGLRPEDIDQRRVAALMGKGLEEVFENFLPDRRDLYPAMVAAYRDYYSLNMTTTTHLFPGMLPILATLKELGRITAIATTKWQTTADKLADYFGLRPYVDFVQATDREGFPLKPDPFILQLLMEKAHMTPADTIMIGDTDNDILCAQRAGVASVGVIWGAWSEENLLKLSPDAIVSTPEHLQALLLPETQQYKTLN from the coding sequence ATGAATAATAGCCTTAATCGTCGTAAACTCGTTGTATTTGATCTGGATGGTACACTGTTAGATAGTAATCGCGATATTGCCACAGCTTTGAATTACAGCATGACCACCATTGGCGGACTTCGCCCTGAAGATATTGACCAGCGGCGTGTGGCAGCCTTGATGGGTAAGGGACTTGAAGAAGTTTTTGAAAATTTTCTGCCCGATAGGCGCGACCTTTATCCAGCTATGGTAGCGGCTTACCGCGATTACTATAGCCTCAATATGACCACAACTACTCATCTTTTTCCCGGTATGCTCCCTATACTTGCTACTTTAAAAGAATTAGGACGTATTACGGCGATAGCCACTACCAAATGGCAAACTACCGCCGATAAATTGGCAGATTACTTCGGCTTGCGCCCCTATGTGGATTTTGTACAAGCAACCGACCGCGAGGGCTTTCCCCTCAAGCCTGACCCGTTTATTCTGCAACTGCTCATGGAAAAGGCGCATATGACTCCGGCTGATACTATTATGATTGGAGATACCGACAACGATATTTTGTGCGCCCAACGCGCTGGAGTTGCTTCGGTAGGTGTAATCTGGGGAGCATGGAGCGAAGAAAATCTTTTGAAACTTTCTCCCGATGCTATCGTATCTACTCCTGAACACTTGCAGGCTCTTTTGTTGCCTGAAACGCAGCAATACAAGACGCTTAACTGA
- a CDS encoding pyridoxal phosphate-dependent aminotransferase encodes MSFAERMGLLGTESAFEVLARAKALEAQGRSIIHLEIGEPDFDTPPHVAEAGIKAIRDGKTHYGPAAGLPEFREAIAAYINRTRGVEYTADQVVVTPGAKPVIFYTIMALIGQDDEAIFPDPGFPIYESIIKFAGGRAISLPLREDHNFRFSLADLEARISPRTRLLIINSPHNPCGSMLTSDDMKGIAELANRHNFWVLSDEIYSRIVYDGEFCSPTQYPGMTARTVLLDGFSKTYAMTGWRLGYGLMPKEMAQKMAQLMVNTNSCTATFTQYAGIAALNGSQANSEAMISEFWARRDLVLDWLNTIPGVTCQIPAGAFYAYPNIKSFGQSAKAIADYLLHEAGVATLSGTAFGAEGEGYLRLSYANSRENLKEALSRMQKAFEGLKK; translated from the coding sequence ATGAGTTTTGCCGAACGTATGGGGCTTTTAGGCACCGAAAGCGCCTTTGAAGTATTGGCGCGTGCCAAAGCATTGGAAGCACAAGGTCGTAGCATTATCCACCTTGAAATTGGAGAGCCTGATTTTGATACTCCGCCGCATGTGGCTGAAGCGGGCATAAAAGCAATACGCGACGGTAAAACTCATTATGGTCCTGCTGCCGGACTTCCCGAATTTCGAGAGGCAATTGCAGCATATATAAACCGTACTCGTGGGGTCGAGTATACCGCAGATCAGGTGGTAGTAACTCCCGGCGCAAAGCCCGTAATCTTTTACACCATTATGGCGCTTATCGGGCAGGATGACGAAGCGATTTTTCCTGACCCCGGTTTTCCGATTTACGAATCGATCATAAAGTTTGCGGGAGGCAGGGCGATTTCGCTACCGCTACGCGAAGATCATAACTTCCGCTTTTCGCTTGCCGATCTTGAAGCCCGAATCTCACCGCGCACCCGCCTATTGATAATCAACAGCCCCCACAACCCTTGCGGTTCAATGCTAACGTCCGATGATATGAAAGGTATTGCTGAACTGGCAAACCGTCATAATTTTTGGGTGCTTTCCGATGAGATTTATTCTCGAATCGTATATGACGGTGAGTTTTGTAGCCCAACCCAATATCCAGGTATGACCGCCCGTACCGTTTTGTTGGACGGTTTTAGCAAGACCTATGCAATGACCGGGTGGCGCTTGGGCTATGGACTTATGCCCAAAGAGATGGCGCAGAAAATGGCGCAATTGATGGTCAATACCAACTCTTGCACTGCCACTTTCACCCAATACGCGGGCATTGCGGCATTGAACGGTTCGCAAGCTAACTCCGAAGCAATGATATCGGAATTCTGGGCGCGCCGGGATTTGGTATTAGATTGGTTGAACACCATACCGGGTGTAACCTGTCAGATACCGGCAGGCGCGTTTTATGCTTACCCTAATATCAAAAGTTTTGGGCAAAGCGCCAAAGCAATTGCGGACTATCTCTTGCATGAGGCAGGAGTTGCCACTCTGAGCGGAACTGCTTTTGGCGCGGAGGGAGAAGGCTATCTGCGTTTAAGCTACGCCAACAGCCGCGAAAATCTCAAAGAGGCATTAAGCCGGATGCAGAAAGCTTTTGAAGGGCTAAAGAAGTAA
- a CDS encoding heavy-metal-associated domain-containing protein, with amino-acid sequence MKKEVTYDVPGVSCQHCVNSITTAATGLGVNDVQVDLTTKKVYLVFDTGSVDEVALKAAIEEEGYDIAGETPGKAFNNPNEGKKSLKIV; translated from the coding sequence ATGAAAAAAGAAGTTACTTATGATGTACCGGGAGTAAGCTGCCAGCATTGCGTGAACAGCATTACCACTGCCGCAACCGGTTTGGGGGTTAATGATGTGCAGGTCGATCTGACTACCAAAAAAGTATATCTGGTATTTGATACGGGTAGTGTCGATGAAGTTGCTTTAAAAGCTGCCATCGAGGAAGAGGGTTATGATATTGCCGGAGAGACTCCCGGTAAAGCCTTCAACAACCCAAATGAAGGGAAAAAGAGTCTCAAGATTGTCTAA
- a CDS encoding sugar transferase, protein MKMDYAKRNETLDFKPSIGLHIIEDKMNEITLNRPFTELENLKKPRWMRLGRYVLELCLINAAFVNAYAMRFYFQLGSDVYPEYQTPLSEYLGIQLGFTLSMFVILHLRGFYRMQRIAGYLDEVGNIISSTFISMGILMVALYIMRPFDPSRLMFVYLLVLSIIFLSLERLGVRAIYRALWSRGIWVSNTLVVGTTDVAMRLIHGIVQRPSTGYRVVGYVDDEERFSKWTLRANYGKRGDKQSEVNLLGPISKLTELIRKKDIKQVFVALPGSEHDLIDEVIQQCRMMGVAFTLVPDIYALKINTLSIQELNGVPLISYDVNKLTGWNYFLKRSMDIVLSLIAILITAIPMLLVALAVRLDSPGSVLFRQTRVGKDGKLFTCFKFRSMYVNADEMLAKLKGFNQTGGVTFKMKDDPRRTRVGKFIRRTSLDELPQFFNILLGQMSFAGPRPPIPREVERYDDWHYRRLEVTPGLTGLWQVSGRSNISYEEMVKLDIYYAEHWSPWLDLKIILKTIPAVLNGDGAF, encoded by the coding sequence ATGAAAATGGATTACGCAAAACGGAACGAAACCTTGGACTTCAAGCCTAGCATAGGTTTGCATATTATTGAAGATAAAATGAATGAAATTACTCTAAATAGGCCTTTTACAGAATTAGAAAATTTGAAGAAACCTCGCTGGATGCGATTGGGTCGCTATGTGTTGGAATTGTGTCTAATAAATGCTGCTTTCGTTAATGCTTATGCAATGCGCTTCTATTTTCAACTTGGTAGTGATGTTTATCCTGAATATCAGACTCCGTTAAGTGAATATCTAGGCATTCAACTCGGTTTTACTCTTAGTATGTTTGTAATATTGCACTTGAGAGGCTTCTACCGGATGCAACGTATTGCCGGTTATCTGGATGAAGTTGGCAATATTATAAGTTCTACCTTCATCTCGATGGGTATTTTAATGGTCGCTCTCTATATTATGCGTCCGTTTGACCCTTCGCGGTTGATGTTTGTATATCTACTGGTCTTATCAATCATCTTTTTATCTTTAGAACGTCTGGGTGTACGTGCTATCTACCGCGCACTATGGTCTCGCGGCATCTGGGTTAGCAATACCCTAGTGGTAGGCACTACCGACGTGGCAATGCGTCTGATACATGGGATTGTACAACGCCCTTCCACCGGTTATCGCGTTGTTGGCTACGTGGATGATGAAGAACGTTTCTCCAAATGGACATTGCGCGCTAATTATGGCAAGCGCGGTGATAAGCAAAGTGAAGTAAATCTACTTGGTCCTATCAGCAAATTGACCGAACTAATCCGTAAAAAAGATATTAAACAGGTATTTGTAGCGTTGCCGGGTAGTGAGCATGATCTGATTGATGAAGTAATTCAGCAGTGCCGTATGATGGGAGTTGCCTTCACTCTGGTTCCAGATATATATGCGCTAAAGATCAACACTTTGAGCATACAGGAACTTAATGGTGTTCCCTTAATCAGCTATGATGTAAATAAATTAACCGGTTGGAATTATTTCTTGAAACGCAGCATGGACATAGTATTGTCTTTAATAGCAATCCTAATTACTGCAATCCCGATGCTGCTTGTTGCCCTAGCAGTCAGGCTTGATAGCCCCGGCTCGGTGCTTTTCCGCCAGACTCGCGTTGGTAAGGATGGAAAATTATTCACCTGTTTCAAGTTCCGTTCAATGTATGTAAACGCAGACGAAATGCTGGCAAAATTGAAGGGCTTTAACCAGACCGGCGGCGTAACCTTTAAAATGAAAGACGACCCGCGTCGCACTCGGGTTGGCAAGTTTATCCGCCGCACCAGCTTGGATGAGTTACCGCAGTTCTTCAACATTTTGCTTGGTCAAATGAGCTTTGCAGGTCCCCGCCCGCCTATACCTCGCGAAGTTGAGCGATACGATGATTGGCACTATCGTCGCTTGGAGGTTACACCCGGTTTGACTGGTCTGTGGCAAGTGAGTGGGCGCAGTAATATCAGTTACGAAGAAATGGTTAAGCTTGATATTTATTACGCAGAGCATTGGTCGCCTTGGTTGGATTTGAAGATTATCCTCAAGACAATCCCGGCAGTACTGAATGGAGATGGAGCTTTCTAA
- a CDS encoding UDP-glucose dehydrogenase family protein yields the protein MSKICVVGTGYVGLVTGTCLADLGNTVICLDVDAEKIARLKCGELPIYEPGLEELVKRNYEAGRLIFTTNYAEAVPEAEFAFIAVGTPQGEDGSADLKYVEMAAESIAKVLKGHTIIINKSTVPIGTGDWVASILERSLNDSSVEATFEVVSNPEFLREGSAVFDFMNPDRIVLGSTKRAAAEMVSSLYSALKSPIIITDLRTAEMIKYASNAILATRISFINEIAQICDTLGADVKVVAEGMGYDKRIGPQFLQAGIGYGGSCFPKDVKALAHMAATHNCHPQLLLAVMDINQDARRLFVQKIERKLGSVTGRRIAVWGLAFKPNTDDMREAPALDIITALVRKGAEVIVYDPVAMKNARMLLPGAVEFCNDPYTAVTEAEAVLLLTEWNEFKQVNFQKVKKLMHRLNLFDGRNLYDPEEMRRFGFNYEAIGRPDEELQDSSSFNSFRALAGILGSGPLEMSRVAKR from the coding sequence GTGAGCAAAATTTGTGTGGTTGGCACTGGATACGTTGGCTTAGTAACCGGTACATGTCTTGCTGACCTTGGTAACACCGTAATTTGTTTGGATGTTGATGCAGAAAAAATCGCTCGTTTGAAATGCGGTGAATTGCCGATTTACGAGCCGGGTTTAGAAGAATTGGTTAAACGTAACTATGAGGCCGGTCGTCTGATTTTTACAACTAACTATGCTGAAGCTGTTCCAGAAGCAGAATTCGCTTTTATCGCGGTGGGTACACCACAGGGTGAAGATGGTAGCGCTGATCTTAAATACGTAGAGATGGCTGCCGAGTCAATAGCCAAAGTGCTAAAGGGACATACAATTATTATCAACAAAAGCACTGTACCGATTGGTACGGGTGATTGGGTTGCTAGTATTTTGGAGCGCAGCCTGAATGACAGTAGCGTTGAAGCTACTTTCGAAGTGGTGAGTAACCCCGAATTCTTGCGGGAAGGTTCCGCCGTCTTTGATTTTATGAACCCTGATCGCATTGTTTTGGGCAGTACCAAACGCGCTGCTGCCGAAATGGTTTCCTCGCTCTATTCTGCCCTTAAATCGCCTATTATCATAACTGATCTGCGTACCGCCGAGATGATTAAATACGCTTCCAATGCGATTCTCGCAACCCGCATTAGTTTCATTAACGAGATTGCCCAGATTTGTGACACCTTAGGAGCAGATGTCAAAGTCGTAGCAGAAGGGATGGGCTATGACAAACGAATAGGTCCTCAATTCTTGCAAGCGGGTATCGGATACGGCGGTAGTTGCTTTCCGAAAGATGTCAAAGCCTTGGCACATATGGCGGCTACTCACAATTGCCACCCACAATTATTGCTGGCAGTAATGGATATAAACCAAGATGCTCGCCGTTTGTTTGTTCAGAAAATTGAACGCAAGCTCGGCTCGGTTACCGGTAGACGCATCGCCGTGTGGGGTCTGGCATTCAAGCCCAATACTGATGATATGCGTGAAGCTCCTGCTCTCGATATTATTACCGCTCTTGTACGAAAAGGAGCAGAAGTTATTGTTTACGATCCGGTAGCGATGAAAAACGCGCGAATGCTTCTTCCCGGTGCCGTCGAATTTTGCAACGATCCATATACAGCGGTAACAGAAGCAGAAGCAGTGCTGCTACTAACCGAGTGGAACGAATTCAAGCAAGTTAATTTCCAAAAAGTGAAGAAATTAATGCACCGCCTCAACCTGTTTGATGGACGTAATCTTTATGACCCTGAAGAAATGCGCCGATTTGGCTTCAATTATGAAGCAATTGGTCGTCCTGACGAAGAGCTACAGGATAGCAGCAGTTTTAACAGCTTTCGTGCTTTGGCTGGCATCCTAGGTTCAGGCCCGCTTGAAATGAGCAGAGTAGCCAAGCGATAA
- a CDS encoding UDP-glucuronic acid decarboxylase family protein: MRVLVAGGAGFIGSHLCEALLAQGHQVIAIDNFITGNIHNIAHLIGHSYFEFHEHDIIEPLKIESGPVDAIFHLASPASPVGYSRHPIETHLVNSVGTHNLLKMALLDKAKFLITSTSEAYGDPLVHPQREDYWGNVNPVGPRSCYDESKRFSESLTMEYVRQFGLNARIVRLFNTYGPRNDPQDGRVVPNFIMQALNGHDLTIYGTGMQTRSFCYVSDLVAGLLKAMHTEGTAGEVINLGNPDERTITNFAQVVANIVNPDVEIVYLPGRVDDPNRRCPDITKARTLLNWEPKVSLEEGIRLTAEYFRELINKPLDNIELLAS, encoded by the coding sequence GTGAGAGTATTGGTTGCCGGTGGTGCCGGATTTATAGGTTCACACTTATGCGAGGCTTTGCTTGCGCAAGGTCATCAGGTTATCGCAATAGATAATTTTATTACCGGTAACATACACAATATTGCTCATTTGATAGGGCATTCTTATTTTGAATTTCATGAACATGACATTATAGAGCCCTTAAAAATCGAAAGTGGTCCGGTAGATGCAATTTTCCATTTGGCAAGTCCGGCAAGTCCAGTTGGCTATTCTCGCCATCCCATCGAAACTCATTTAGTCAACTCGGTTGGAACTCATAATCTTTTGAAAATGGCGTTGTTGGATAAAGCCAAATTCCTGATTACGTCTACCTCCGAAGCATATGGTGACCCGTTGGTACATCCACAGCGCGAAGATTATTGGGGTAACGTAAACCCGGTTGGTCCTCGTAGTTGCTATGATGAGAGCAAGCGTTTTTCTGAAAGCCTTACAATGGAATATGTGCGGCAATTCGGACTAAATGCGCGTATCGTGCGCCTTTTCAATACCTATGGTCCCCGCAATGATCCGCAGGATGGGCGTGTAGTTCCCAATTTTATTATGCAAGCTCTCAACGGTCACGACCTGACAATCTACGGAACCGGCATGCAAACTCGCTCTTTCTGTTATGTTTCTGATCTGGTAGCCGGATTATTAAAAGCAATGCACACCGAAGGGACTGCCGGAGAGGTTATTAATTTAGGCAATCCAGACGAGCGCACCATTACTAATTTTGCCCAAGTAGTTGCCAATATTGTGAACCCGGATGTAGAAATCGTGTATCTGCCCGGCAGAGTGGATGATCCTAATCGTCGCTGCCCCGATATCACCAAAGCGCGTACACTTCTCAATTGGGAACCGAAAGTTTCATTGGAAGAGGGCATACGGCTTACTGCTGAATATTTCCGAGAACTCATCAACAAACCGTTGGATAATATTGAGTTGCTGGCAAGCTAA
- a CDS encoding thioredoxin family protein, with translation MPLSEERRQHAFNNAMTPRQFVESMEIYRERLESGYEATEFRPETLTLFAALPETLEVLGLVEDTSGDVVFNLPILMKLADCTGKLNIHLLRRSNNQDIAAQYILRSGRNHLPTYIFYNTKGDELGTFIERPLFVMELMADWFQEFWEKHPDLPGFGTFPGQMPEASRLVLNDFFAEKREPLRAQEAETIAKHILKLVS, from the coding sequence ATGCCTTTAAGCGAAGAACGACGGCAACATGCCTTTAACAACGCAATGACCCCGCGCCAATTTGTAGAAAGTATGGAAATTTATCGCGAAAGACTGGAGTCAGGTTACGAAGCTACCGAATTTCGACCTGAAACTCTGACGCTCTTTGCCGCTTTACCGGAAACGTTAGAAGTATTAGGGTTAGTGGAGGATACTTCCGGGGATGTAGTTTTCAATCTTCCCATCCTGATGAAATTGGCTGACTGCACAGGCAAGTTAAACATACATCTGCTGCGCCGTTCAAATAATCAGGATATTGCCGCTCAATACATTTTACGAAGTGGAAGAAATCATCTGCCCACTTACATTTTCTACAATACTAAGGGTGACGAGTTGGGAACCTTTATCGAGCGCCCTCTATTTGTAATGGAATTGATGGCAGATTGGTTTCAGGAATTTTGGGAAAAGCACCCTGACCTACCCGGTTTCGGGACATTTCCGGGACAAATGCCGGAAGCTAGTCGCTTAGTGTTAAACGATTTCTTCGCAGAAAAGCGTGAACCACTCCGTGCGCAGGAGGCTGAAACCATCGCCAAACACATTTTAAAGCTGGTAAGCTGA
- a CDS encoding CinA family protein produces MADIGSILVEGVVGVLLREKRLTVATAESCTGGLIGDRITNIAGSSDYFMGGVMSYSNGVKEKILGVPMSVLETMGAVSSECALAMAQGVRRLLNTDIGVSATGIAGPGGGTPQKPVGLVYIALSADGYERVERFIWSGDRIQNKRESSEAALKILLEYLQSL; encoded by the coding sequence ATGGCTGATATTGGCTCGATACTGGTGGAGGGAGTGGTAGGCGTGCTACTCCGCGAAAAACGCCTCACCGTTGCCACCGCCGAAAGTTGCACCGGTGGGCTGATCGGAGATCGCATTACCAACATAGCTGGTTCAAGTGACTATTTTATGGGTGGAGTGATGAGTTACAGTAATGGGGTAAAAGAAAAGATACTAGGTGTCCCGATGTCGGTACTGGAAACGATGGGAGCAGTAAGTAGCGAATGTGCGTTGGCAATGGCGCAGGGCGTTCGCCGTTTGCTGAATACCGACATCGGCGTAAGCGCCACCGGAATTGCCGGACCAGGGGGTGGTACGCCGCAAAAGCCGGTTGGTCTGGTTTATATTGCCCTCTCTGCCGATGGTTACGAACGAGTAGAGCGTTTTATCTGGTCAGGTGATCGTATCCAGAATAAGCGAGAATCTTCTGAAGCAGCTCTAAAAATTTTGCTGGAATATCTGCAAAGTCTTTAA
- a CDS encoding VOC family protein, with the protein MADHSINHIEISTTNPTISGKFYKELFGWNFVAIPVPSPDDPNMVYHMYSPESGASIAFSLVDNQMVKAGQILPYFTTADVEGTLAQVSSLGGKTILPKMEIPGGDFIGIFSDPVGNLVGVIEQTHHAA; encoded by the coding sequence ATGGCAGATCATTCAATAAATCACATAGAAATTTCGACTACTAACCCTACTATCTCCGGTAAATTCTATAAAGAGTTGTTTGGGTGGAACTTTGTTGCGATTCCTGTCCCTAGTCCAGACGACCCCAATATGGTGTACCACATGTACTCGCCTGAATCCGGTGCAAGTATCGCATTTTCCCTTGTTGATAATCAAATGGTGAAAGCCGGGCAGATTTTGCCCTATTTTACCACTGCTGATGTGGAGGGTACACTGGCACAAGTTTCTTCACTGGGTGGGAAAACCATTCTACCAAAAATGGAAATTCCGGGTGGTGATTTTATCGGTATTTTCTCAGATCCTGTGGGGAATCTTGTAGGTGTGATCGAACAAACCCATCATGCTGCTTAA
- a CDS encoding efflux RND transporter permease subunit has protein sequence MTALTNWVLKRKTATVLITLIVFLFGVFSLTQLKSELLPNIDLPYLTITTVYAGAAPADVLEQVSKPIEQVVGSTQHIKSVRSTSTESFSIVIAEFEFGTNLKDIQQTLNTQFRTLSLPTDLRGQTLQPTVSELSFASQPVVYMGVEALKGQTTEELGIVAREQLKPAISGLAGVSSVQITGDVLKEIRLSIKTDQLKQHGLTQSDITNALKGFNLSFPAGTVSLEQKDVSIRTTFTFGSLDDLKNLVIAPAATVTSATSAKLSDIADVVLVDAPSSSISRTNGNPGLLVQVLKTQNGNTVDVVDVVQKKVDELNQNLNGSVKISTIYEQASSIKQSIDGLVREGLLGAFFAILVIFLFLRNVRSTLVTAISIPTSIVVALLLLWTQAITLNIMTLGALAIAVGRVVDDAIVVLENIFRHVQERPNEPISVAVKTGTREVTNAITSSTLTTVAVFLPLGFVGGITGQFFLPFALTVTFALLASLVVALTVVPVFASYFINHKAVGTHDEKQDTWLQKLYTPVLRWSLKNRWKTLLIAFLLFIIGNGLVTQVPVAFIGSSGDKLLNITLSMPTGSDQVSTLAKVTELEKVLQADSRVELTESIISGKSSFTRAQAAFSGGGGDATFLLRLNKDANLDAAIKDIQNKMNPLKPQSGNIKVASLTSFSSGFSMVVQGPNEESVRKGSDMVLEKIKGISELTNLSSDVSAVVPQIVVKPNVAATAGKISTQTLGYLLSSALQPTTVTSIRFDNGTANNVVIYPPDLNGQTIDQWLESLKATPAAGNLTFGQIATFTRVEAPVKATRLGQKPTASISAALIGDNTGGVTKEVEKQLKDVQLPTGVTYTLTGVSQQQGDAFIGLIAAMGVAIAMVYIIMVIAFGSLLEPFVILFSLPLATIGAFTALFITHRALGLPAMIGLLMLIGIVVTNAIVLIDKVNQLHRDGKEKNEALIEAGRNRVRPILMTAVATILALLPLALGLSEGSIIAAELGTVVIGGLVTSTVLTLVVVPVIYSLLIGLKDRLTGRGKKSGEFEEEQKAVLSGI, from the coding sequence TTGACAGCCCTAACAAATTGGGTACTTAAGCGAAAAACTGCTACAGTTTTAATCACCCTAATAGTTTTTCTCTTTGGGGTATTTTCTCTCACTCAATTAAAAAGCGAACTATTACCCAATATCGATTTACCATATCTGACCATTACTACTGTTTATGCGGGAGCAGCCCCCGCCGATGTGTTAGAGCAAGTATCCAAACCGATTGAGCAGGTAGTAGGCTCGACCCAACACATTAAATCGGTACGTTCAACTTCTACCGAGAGTTTTTCCATCGTTATTGCCGAATTTGAATTTGGCACTAATCTGAAGGATATACAGCAGACTCTAAACACGCAGTTCCGTACTTTATCACTGCCCACCGACTTGAGGGGGCAAACTCTCCAACCTACTGTCAGTGAATTGAGTTTTGCCAGCCAGCCCGTTGTTTATATGGGCGTAGAAGCTTTGAAAGGGCAGACTACCGAAGAACTAGGGATAGTTGCTAGAGAACAGCTTAAACCTGCGATTTCTGGATTGGCGGGAGTATCGAGTGTACAAATTACCGGGGATGTATTGAAAGAAATACGCCTCAGTATAAAAACTGACCAACTCAAACAGCACGGTCTAACCCAGAGCGATATTACTAATGCCCTGAAGGGGTTTAACCTCAGCTTTCCTGCCGGAACTGTAAGCCTAGAGCAGAAGGATGTCTCTATACGCACTACCTTCACCTTTGGCAGCTTAGACGACCTGAAGAATCTGGTTATTGCACCCGCTGCTACCGTTACAAGTGCAACATCTGCAAAGTTAAGCGATATAGCAGACGTAGTTTTGGTAGATGCGCCGAGCAGCAGTATCAGCCGCACCAACGGCAATCCGGGGTTATTAGTTCAGGTTTTAAAAACCCAGAACGGCAATACAGTTGACGTGGTAGATGTTGTTCAAAAAAAGGTGGATGAGCTTAACCAAAACCTGAATGGCAGTGTTAAAATCAGTACCATTTATGAACAAGCCAGCTCCATTAAACAATCCATTGATGGTCTTGTACGCGAAGGTTTACTAGGCGCATTCTTTGCTATCCTAGTAATATTTCTGTTTTTGCGCAATGTAAGAAGTACTTTGGTCACCGCTATTTCCATTCCTACCTCAATCGTGGTGGCGTTATTACTGCTGTGGACTCAGGCAATCACCCTTAATATTATGACCCTCGGTGCGCTGGCAATTGCCGTCGGGCGCGTGGTAGACGATGCGATTGTGGTGCTGGAAAATATCTTCCGCCATGTACAAGAGCGACCGAACGAACCTATCTCGGTAGCGGTTAAAACCGGTACACGGGAAGTAACCAATGCTATCACCAGTTCCACCCTCACTACTGTAGCAGTATTCTTGCCGCTTGGTTTTGTAGGGGGCATTACCGGGCAATTCTTCTTACCCTTTGCCCTTACCGTAACCTTTGCCCTACTGGCTTCATTGGTAGTAGCATTGACAGTTGTTCCGGTCTTTGCCAGTTACTTTATTAACCATAAGGCAGTCGGAACGCATGACGAGAAGCAGGATACGTGGCTTCAGAAACTCTATACTCCAGTTTTACGCTGGTCACTTAAAAACCGCTGGAAAACTTTGTTGATCGCTTTCTTGCTGTTTATCATCGGTAACGGTTTGGTCACACAGGTTCCGGTAGCATTTATCGGTAGTAGTGGGGATAAATTGCTCAATATTACCCTGTCAATGCCAACCGGTTCCGATCAGGTTTCAACACTTGCTAAGGTTACGGAATTGGAAAAGGTGCTACAAGCGGATAGTCGGGTAGAACTTACCGAGTCCATTATTAGCGGCAAAAGTAGCTTTACTCGCGCCCAAGCTGCGTTTTCTGGAGGCGGAGGCGATGCTACCTTCCTGTTAAGATTAAACAAAGATGCGAACTTGGATGCTGCTATTAAAGACATACAAAATAAAATGAATCCCTTGAAACCCCAAAGCGGCAATATCAAGGTGGCTTCGTTGACCAGTTTCAGTAGTGGCTTCTCAATGGTAGTACAGGGACCTAACGAAGAGAGTGTTCGCAAAGGGAGCGACATGGTTCTGGAAAAAATCAAGGGTATAAGCGAACTTACCAATCTTTCCAGCGATGTCTCGGCGGTAGTTCCCCAGATAGTGGTAAAGCCAAATGTTGCGGCGACAGCGGGAAAGATAAGCACCCAGACTTTGGGATATCTTCTCAGCAGTGCGCTGCAACCCACCACCGTCACTTCTATCCGTTTTGATAACGGTACCGCAAACAACGTAGTAATTTACCCGCCTGACCTGAACGGGCAAACTATCGATCAGTGGCTTGAGAGCCTGAAAGCTACCCCTGCAGCCGGTAACTTAACTTTCGGGCAAATTGCCACATTCACCCGTGTTGAAGCTCCCGTTAAAGCCACCCGCTTAGGTCAAAAACCCACTGCCAGCATTTCAGCCGCGCTGATTGGTGATAATACCGGCGGTGTCACAAAAGAAGTAGAAAAACAGCTTAAGGATGTGCAATTACCCACCGGTGTAACCTACACTCTAACCGGGGTAAGCCAGCAACAGGGCGATGCCTTTATTGGGTTGATAGCGGCGATGGGTGTAGCGATTGCGATGGTTTATATCATCATGGTTATCGCCTTCGGCAGCCTACTAGAACCTTTCGTTATTCTTTTCAGTCTCCCGCTTGCCACTATCGGGGCTTTTACCGCGCTGTTCATCACTCACCGCGCGTTGGGTCTTCCGGCAATGATCGGATTACTGATGCTAATCGGCATCGTGGTTACAAACGCCATTGTGTTGATTGACAAAGTAAACCAACTTCACCGAGATGGTAAGGAGAAAAATGAGGCATTAATCGAAGCAGGACGCAATCGGGTACGCCCAATCCTGATGACGGCGGTTGCCACAATTCTAGCCCTCTTGCCATTGGCATTAGGACTGAGCGAGGGTTCGATTATCGCCGCCGAATTGGGTACTGTGGTAATCGGTGGTCTTGTCACCTCAACCGTATTAACGCTGGTGGTTGTCCCGGTAATCTATAGCCTACTAATCGGGTTAAAAGACCGCTTGACCGGACGTGGTAAAAAGAGTGGGGAATTCGAGGAGGAGCAGAAAGCAGTTTTATCGGGTATCTAA